One Pyrus communis chromosome 13, drPyrComm1.1, whole genome shotgun sequence genomic window carries:
- the LOC137713870 gene encoding protein BRANCHLESS TRICHOME-like, whose product MFMMMGTSTTTTPSPENIRNIETTTSTFPTWKLYENPSYNSQKLHQNPLPRQQNQQQQCRNFSNKQQEVHHCLHLPISARKLAASFWDLTSFKPAMESEMDYTRAQITEMKAKLKYERKARKKVESSNKMLAKELGEERRLREAIERVCEELAREISFGKSEIIRNRKEIEEERKMLRMVEMLREERLQMKLTEARLLFEEKVLELEGCKQMLSAAENSHFKIKHKSEDANVASFNNSSEKSGAFSGDRNNDSVSSFSTATSREVLLGEKAAFSENSGGFSSMAVQKRSSPEPENPHIKRGIKGFVEFPRVVRAIGSKSRHWGTKLECQKAQLRILMKQKSPIRSNSFIIS is encoded by the coding sequence ATGTTCATGATGATGGGCACCAGTACTACTACTACTCCTAGCCCAGAAAATATCAGAAATATTGAAACCACCACCTCCACTTTCCCAACCTGGAAACTTTACGAAAACCCTTCATATAATTCTCAAAAACTTCATCAAAATCCACTCCCACGACAACAAAACCAGCAGCAGCAGTGCCGAAACTTTAGCAACAAGCAACAAGAAGTCCACCACTGTCTGCACCTCCCCATCTCCGCCCGCAAGCTCGCCGCTTCCTTCTGGGATCTCACCTCCTTCAAGCCGGCAATGGAGTCCGAGATGGATTACACGCGAGCCCAGATCACCGAAATGAAAGCGAAGCTCAAATACGAGCGAAAAGCGCGCAAGAAGGTGGAGAGTTCAAACAAGATGCTGGCAAAAGAGTTGGGGGAGGAGAGAAGGTTGAGAGAAGCGATTGAGAGGGTTTGCGAGGAGCTTGCCAGAGAGATTTCTTTCGGGAAGTCGGAGATCATTAGGAACAGGAAAGAGATCGAGGAGGAGAGGAAAATGCTTCGAATGGTGGAGATGCTGAGAGAGGAGAGGCTTCAGATGAAGCTCACCGAGGCGAGGCTTCTGTTCGAAGAGAAGGTGTTAGAACTGGAGGGGTGTAAACAAATGTTAAGCGCCGCAGAGAACTCACATTTCAAGATCAAACACAAGAGTGAGGACGCTAATGTTGCTAGTTTTAATAATTCGAGTGAAAAGTCTGGTGCTTTTAGTGGTGATCGAAACAATGACTCTGTTTCCAGTTTTTCTACTGCCACTTCAAGGGAAGTGCTTTTGGGTGAGAAAGCAGCTTTTAGTGAAAACAGTGGAGGTTTTTCATCAATGGCGGTTCAGAAAAGATCCTCACCAGAACCAGAAAATCCTCACATAAAGAGAGGGATCAAAGGATTTGTTGAATTCCCAAGAGTTGTCAGAGCAATTGGATCAAAAAGTAGGCATTGGGGTACAAAGCTGGAATGCCAAAAAGCTCAGCTCAGAATTCTGATGAAGCAAAAGAGCCCCATTAGATCCAATAGTTTCATTATTAGTTGA